In Xenopus laevis strain J_2021 chromosome 2S, Xenopus_laevis_v10.1, whole genome shotgun sequence, a genomic segment contains:
- the impg2.S gene encoding interphotoreceptor matrix proteoglycan 2: protein MEHLLWHLFLGFFCLSVMDGERQTLAEVSTSVENSEQREMTDILGTEAGSGTLHEELKSPPAIATPLLYRSFLRRRKRSILFPNGVKVCPEESIDQALANHMKFFKLRVCQETVWEVFKIFWDRLPNQTEYQQWMKLCEEGTMTAFDIGAKFSMSQEHHQLVTKKLSITKHAASGTCNGWSCGKDIAPWFHLCSSEATPLPSAHETTTFRDAAANVPLSYEISVEIETPTDYSELLPEEIMNNEIILMTEKPLMPVVEKMIEMSIILPREPYNIELSDKFSSAHHKLSETFLDQVQNMFEILPGYKTMFVQELSPSVLDDRIAVEVRFAVIFDGDADAINNASMDLINLHYNKDENSAFNEIEDNPTASYTGGSFTSYIVERLHEQMLLENRTLDFTLNSLQLIKIENAPLDNFNEWTSITEQPTIPLPSTADVNKALQAEWLPNAHSTLSNIVPAAENNEQLTTKSEVVVENVVIADNIASTVEDTDLIIDGSPGFEYSFTTPAVSPLFQENDIIALIETRLTTVSSLNIELDSQEESGDNELLLYEQPTLNILSDKVPKSTSPSTKTYILPAILPTFETSSPAEESNADIVTSAIAAEKPSFESSFVNQIMGTGSTILTHTENDALVLSVDTFTQGSKLEKNELLIESNLPTTSLQPGLIIHSDEGSGSGFIPFVKVDETDNMQWTISTVEPHHSINQIYTTNDIMEIPEIHNDINPFNEQTNRMDSVSKLVPKESEQSVTYSSTEGLVHLPGMSATESAPALWTFETAAIKQSSEMDIYDYSFTESNSLTESAMEYAAVDASGEEMSWIPTNSLQTQELSSLKNMFSELDTEVDTDNSSSNEIQPLNLQVISLSTYSPIREYGSLFNTKPDKYNAILATSLDAGNAEVETDVTTSPISNEIQPLNQQVHSLITSPPIKGHDSHTEHAVLPISLDAGNGDAQTDVTVRAISNEIQPNLQVLSLTTLQPIREHEFLLTTELAVLETSSEAVSEEVQSDVTTSSISNEIQPLNLQLLSLTTSPPIRELDSLLNKENSILATSLDAGNKEVETDVTIGAISNEMHPLNLQELSLTTYPPIREHDSLLTTKHAILTASLEDVNEEVHTDVTINTISNEIQPLNRHVLSLTTSPPIRELDSLLNKENSILATPLDASNEDIEKEVTINSTFDEIQPFNSQVLSLTLSPPIKEHDSLLNIGHDKDNLVLVTSLDTRNEEAYIDVTVSSPFNGMQPLNPHSFGNSTTPPIRELESPFNTEITSPPIREHDSLLSTEINKDNTILISLSDARNEEHTLFTNDESSITDEMLNTAPNIISNKTSTFHDIDSTIKVDNSPTTHREAVDIDSVTEYKHVFSDASMEPIDTQSSAVLSVKKEEEVTVEVQNISLELDHLSTVYYHPDMSPEERSMVAKNIHSTDLASVIFSSHEKGGNVSASARALVVFFSLRVTNMIFSEDLFNKNSPEYKALEQRFLELLVPYLQSNLTGFQNLEILNFRNGSIIVNSRMKFAKPVPRNVSNAVYIILEDFCNTAYQTMNLAIDKYSLDVESGYIADPCKFQACNEYSECLINKWSGEGECVCNPGYVSVDGMPCQSLCDLEIEFCQNDGKCDIIPGQGAICRCRVGENWWYRGEHCEEYVSEPLVVGIAIASVAGFLLVASAVIFFLARTLRVQNSKGDQEESFGRPNDSISSIERPVKYNPMYESDITGYSHYCKRYPHYSSTTSTSPETSADFSSEEIRHIYEHSELSKEEIQDRIRIIELYAKDKQFAEFVRQHQMSVDNVRQANPTS from the exons TATGCCAAGAAACTGTCTGGGAGGTGTTCAAGATATTCTGGGACCGTCTACCCAACCAAACAGAATACCAACAATGGATGAAGTTATGTGAAGAGGGCACCATGACAGCATTTGACATTGGAGCCAAATTTAGCATGTCTCAAGAACATCACCAATTAGTCACAAAG aaactgTCAATAACTAAACATGCAGCCAGTGG gaCATGCAATGGGTGGTCTTGTGG CAAAGACATTGCTCCATGGTTTCACCTGTGCAG CTCAGAAGCAACACCATTGCCTTCAGCACATGAAACTACAACATTTCGAG aTGCAGCTGCCAATGTGCCACTTTCATATGAAATATCAGTGGAAATTGAAACCCCCACAGACTATTCTGAGCTACTGCCTGAGGAAATT atgaACAATGAAATAATCCTGATGACAGAGAAGCCATTAATGCCAGTGGTAGAAAAGATGATAGAGATGAGTATCATTCTTCCCAGGGAGCCATATAACATAGAACTAAGTGACAAATTTTCTTCTGCACACCACAAGCTTTCAGAAACATTTCTTGATCAG gTGCAAAATATGTTTGAAATTCTTCCAGGATACAAAACAATGTTTGTCCAGGAATTAAG TCCTTCCGTACTGGACGACAG AATTGCTGTGGAAGTGCGCTTTGCTGTCATTTTTGATGGTGACGCAGATGCTATAAATAATGCTTCTATGGACCTCATCAACCTCCATTATAATAAAGATGAAAATAGTGCATTTAATGAAATTGAAGACAACCCTACAGCAAGTTATACAGGTGGCAGCTTTACAAGTTACATAGTAGAAAGGCTGCATGAGCAAATGTTACTTGAAAACCGTACCCTGGACTTCACTCTTAACTCACTTCAGCTGATAAAAA tTGAAAATGCTCCATTAGATAATTTTAATGAATGGACATCTATAACTGAGCAGCCAACAATTCCACTGCCGTCAACTGCAGATGTT AACAAGGCACTACAAGCTGAATGGCTTCCAAATGCTCATTCAACATTAAGCAATATTGTGCCTGCAGCAGAAAATAATGAACAGCTGACTACAAAAAGTGAAGTTGTAGTGGAAAATGTAGTTATTGCAGACAACATTGCAAGCACAGTTGAAGACACAGACCTAATTATTGATGGGTCTCCTGGTTTTGAATACAGTTTTACAACTCCAGCTGTGTCTCCTCTTTTTCAGGAAAATGACATCATTGCATTGATAGAAACCAGATTGACTACAGTTTCTAGTTTAAATATCGAGTTAGATAGTCAAGAAGAATCTGGGGATAATGAATTGCTTCTATATGAGCAGCCTACTTTAAATATATTGTCTGACAAAGTGCCAAAAAGTACATCACCTTCTACCAAAACCTATATTTTACCAGCCATTCTGCCAACATTTGAGACTTCTTCACCAGCAGAAGAATCTAATGCAGACATTGTGACATCTGCTATAGCTGCAGAAAAGCCTTCTTTTGAATCTTCTTTTGTAAACCAAATAATGGGAACTGGAAGTACCATCCTTACTCATACTGAAAATGATGCCTTAGTGCTCTCAGTTGACACTTTCACACAAGGGAGTAAATTAGAAAAGAATGAGTTATTGATAGAATCCAATTTACCAACAACTAGTTTACAGCCTGGACTTATTATTCATTCTGATGAGGGATCAGGTTCAGGTTTTATACCTTTTGTAAAGGTAGATGAGACTGACAATATGCAATGGACTATATCAACAGTGGAACCTCACCATTCTATTAACCAAATATATACTACTAATGACATAATGGAGATTCCAGAAATACACAATGAcatcaacccctttaatgaacagaCTAATAGAATGGACAGTGTTTCAAAGCTGGTACCTAAAGAGTCTGAGCAATCTGTTACCTACTCTTCAACAGAAGGTCTGGTACATCTACCAGGAATGTCAGCAACAGAATCTGCTCCTGCGTTATGGACATTTGAAACTGCAGCCATTAAGCAGTCATCAGAAATGGATATATATGACTATTCATTCACTGAATCAAATAGTTTAACTGAATCAGCTATGGAATATGCAGCTGTAGATGCATCAGGTGAAGAGATGTCATGGATACCAACCAATTCTCTGCAAACACAAGAATTATCAtcattgaaaaacatgttttcagaatTGGACACTGAAGTGGACACTGACAACTCCTCATCTAATGAAATACAACCATTAAACCTGCAGGTCATTAGTCTTAGCACATATTCACCAATTAGAGAATATGGATCTCTGTTTAACACAAAACCTGATAAGTATAATGCAATATTAGCAACATCACTAGATGCTGGGAATGCAGAAGTGGAGACAGACGTGACAACCAGCCCAATCTCTAATGAAATACAACCATTAAACCAGCAGGTCCATAGTCTCATTACATCTCCACCAATCAAAGGACATGATTCACACACAGAGCATGCTGTATTACCAATATCATTAGATGCTGGGAATGGAGATGCACAGACAGACGTGACAGTTAGAGCTATCTCTAATGAAATACAACCAAATCTGCAGGTGCTCAGTCTTACTACATTGCAGCCAATCAGGGAACATGAATTTCTGTTAACCACAGAACTTGCAGTATTAGAAACATCATCAGAGGCTGTCAGTGAAGAAGTGCAGTCAGATGTGACAACAAGCTCAATTTCTAATGAAATACAACCATTAAACTTGCAGTTACTTAGTCTTACTACGTCTCCACCAATCAGAGAACTTGATTCTCTGTTAAACAAAGAAAATTCAATATTAGCAACATCACTAGATGCTGGCAATAAGGAAGTAGAGACAGATGTGACAATCGGTGCAATTTCTAATGAAATGCATCCATTAAACCTGCAAGAACTTAGTCTTACTACATATCCACCAATCAGGGAACATGATTCTTTATTAACCACTAAACATGCAATATTAACAGCATCATTAGAAGATGTCAATGAAGAAGTGCACACAGATGTGACAATCAACACAATCTCTAATGAAATACAACCATTAAACCGACATGTCCTTAGTCTTACTACATCTCCACCAATCAGAGAACTTGATTCTCTGTTAAACAAAGAAAATTCAATATTAGCAACTCCATTAGATGCTAGCAATGAAGATATAGAGAAAGAAGTTACAATCAACTCCACGTTTGATGAAATACAACCATTTAACTCACAGGTTCTTAGTCTTACTTTATCACCTCCAATTAAAGAGCATGATTCTCTGTTAAACATAGGGCATGATAAAGATAATTTAGTTTTAGTTACATCATTAGATACTAGGAATGAAGAAGCTTACATAGATGTGACAGTCAGCTCCCCCTTCAATGGAATGCAGCCATTAAACCCACATAGCTTTGGTAATAGTACAACTCCACCAATCAGAGAACTGGAGTCTCCATTTAACACAGAAATCACATCTCCACCAATCAGAGAACATGACTCTCTGTTAAGCACAGAAATCAATAAAGATAATACAATATTAATCTCATTGTCAGATGCTAGGAATGAAGaacatacattatttacaaatgaTGAGTCAAGTATTACTGATGAAATGTTGAATACAGCCCCAAACATTATTTCCAATAAGACAAGTACATTCCATGACATTGACAGTACAATAAAAGTAGATAATAGTCCCACTACTCATAGAGAAGCTGTTGACATAGATTCAGTGACAGAGTATAAACATGTTTTTAGTGATGCCTCAATGGAACCAATAGATACACAGAGTTCTGCTGTTCTTTCAGTAAAAAAAGAGGAAGAAGTAACAGTGGAAGTTCAGAATATATCCTTAGAATTAGATCACTTAAGTACAGTTTATTATCACCCTGACATGAGTCCAGAAGAAAGAAGCATGGTGGCTAAAAACATTCATTCTACAGACCTTGCTAGTGTGATTTTCTCATCTCATGAGAAGGGCGGAAATGTTTCAGCTTCTGCAAGAGCACTTGTGGTGTTTTTCAGTCTTCGTGTCACCAACATGATATTTTCAGAGGATTTGTTTAACAAAAACTCTCCTGAATATAAAGCTCtggaacaaagatttttagaactg ctggttCCATATCTCCAGTCCAATCTAACTGGCTTTCAAAACCTTGAAATTTTGAATTTCCGTAACGGCAGCATCATTGTAAATAGCAGAATGAAGTTTGCAAAACCTGTTCCTCGAAATGTCAGCAATGCCGTGTAtatcattcttgaggacttctGTAACACTGCATATCAAACTATGAACTTGGCCATTGACAAATACTCACTGGATGTTGAATCAG ggtATATAGCTGACCCATGTAAATTCCAAGCATGCAATGAGTATTCAGAGTGCCTCATAAACAAGTGGAGCGGGGAAGGAGAATGTGTTTGTAATCCAGGATATGTTAGTGTGGATGGCATGCCTTGTCAGAGTCTGTGTGATCTAGAAATAGAGTTTTGCCAGAATGATGGTAAATGTGATATTATTCCTGGACAAGGTGCTATTTGCAG GTGTAGAGTGGGAGAAAACTGGTGGTACAGAGGAGAACATTGTGAAGAATATGTTTCAGAGCCTTTAGTGGTTGGAATAGCCATTGCATCAGTAGCTGGCTTTCTCCTTGTAGCTTCTGCTGTCATTTTCTTCTTGGCAAGGACGCTTAGAGTTCAGAACTCAAAGGGTGATCAAGAAGAATCGTTTGG GAGACCAAATGACAGCATTTCATCTATTGAACGTCCTGTGAAATATAATCCAATGTACGAGAGTGACATTACTGGTTACAGTCACTACTGTAAGAGATATCCCCATTACTCATCAACCACATCCACCAGTCCTGAGACCTCTGCAGACTTCAGCAGTGAAGAGATTCGGCACATCTATGAACACAGCGAGCTTTCGAAAGAG GAAATCCAGGATCGAATAAGAATAATTGAGCTTTATGCAAAAGACAAACAATTTGCAGAATTTGTGAGGCAACACCAGAT